ttcacTTAACACAGAAAGGGGTGCAGGGGCGAAAgtaaacatacatacatatccGGGTGGGAAGGTGGCCGGCTTAATCAAATTATGGCTTATCTCTCGAATGGTGTCTCAAATGGCGGAGGTCAAAACGCAAATAGCCATAAACATGTAGATTAAATCCCCATTGACCAGGATGGTCAGTGGCATCACCCACGAGGCTGCTGCCGGTTTGACCTTGTTTCTTCTGGCAGTTTTATTGGATATAAACTCCTTTAATGCTGCACATATTTGCATAGTAATGCCCTTAATCCTCGTAATTAAAAGTCCAGTTTTATGGATGGTTTATAAACGGCAACGATGTGAAATAtgatggaaaaatattttatcaacTAAACAACTGGGATTTCATTGGGAATATTTTGTAGCATACTTATGGGAGTCTCAGTTTATACTAATAAAATGCAGAGTTTTGCAATTATTAAGGTAGTATTTTAATATGACATCAGTGATATTTCCTTAAGTAAAATCCAGATTATTTGGCCAAAAGAAGTCAATCAGAACACAAGCCATTTGAAGGAGAATTCAAGACAGGACTTTAACTTTTCCAAATGTACCCCAAAATGAGCCACAAAAAATCCATAAATATCGACTGGGAACCATTGGAGCAGTCGATGCAGAAGGACCAGTCAGGAAAGGCAGTCGAGGAACCACCGGCATCATTTCATGCTCAATTCAAATGTTGTTCAATCCCATTCAAACAATTTGTATCGTAGTTTTATTACCACAATAAAACGGATTAAGCAATCCGCCCCTTCCCTGGCAGCCCGAAGGAAAAAAAAGGATACAATGAAGTCGACGGAGAACCGAGAAAAGAGGGCGTGACCTTCTAGTCGTGTGTGTTCCTTTTAAATTGGTTGAATTTCCGCacgaattaaatttttttgctGCCAAGCTAAGGAGCGAAGAATATTTCACGCATCGGCAGCTTGACGACGACTGGAGGGCAGGGAGCAATATGGAGTCCTTTCCGGAATATTTCACACTTCACCCGTACAAATCAGCGACACGTGGCAAGTGccatataatttataatagcGAAAAAAGGGCCAAAAACTTCGTTGGGTGTCGAATTCGATACGCTCAATGTGGTGAGGAATTTTTCGACATTTTTCAGCGGCGGAAACTTTAAACTGCAAGTCGCTCGCTGTCTGTGTGAGACTTTCCACTGAGGCGGTCAGTTCATTTGGCTTAAACTGTATTATCCCCATTCACcatcaaatggaaaattaatatttgcctttGTGTCGTTTTAAAgaatatttttgtaattttcttTCGATCTGCTTCAAAGAAAGCGGCTTCGCCCACAATTTCCATGGCTTTTCCGCTGGAACTGCTCCTTTCAATTGACCAAACCTTTCTTGGAGTTGCCTATCTGTCCGTACATATGTCTGTTATGTCTGATTCATATCTAAATCTATTACAATTCATATTTGTATGCCGAGCACACAGAGAAGCACCACCCTCCGCATCTGAAAATTTATATTTGACATATGGGGCAAGACAGTGCGCTTCAGTAAGATACGTTTTTATCGATGGTTTTCTAGTTTAATCGAGGCCAAAACAATAATGCTATATTGTTAACAATATATACGGTCTAAGATTTATTTACTATTTAGTAAAAAAGTAAGTTagtaaaaaagtaaaaatatatatatgataagTTGGCGCTAAAACTTTCTTTTATATGGTAAATACTCCTAAAGTGTAAAGATACTTTGAGGTCTTTACTCTTCAGATACATTTTCCACAGTAACATATCCAGCACTGTTAAGTTAACGGGTTAAGTCAAGTGTTAAAGAGTTTTTGACAGACATTCTCGTCTGGTTTCCGTGCGTCTTGTTTCGCAATTCTTATTTTTTCAGTTTGGCTGCTACCCCTTTTATGAGCTCGTTTTTCCGAATCGCCGTTTCTGCTTAGCCTAATATCCAAATAAACATACTTTATCCGCTTCTGCCGTCGAATTTATGGTTTCTTAAGCGACACCCCATCCCGCTCCCCCTGCTGGTGGACTTCCGGAATGGAAATATGAGATGGCAGTGGTGGCAGCGATTTTGATAAGGGTCCCCAGTTCGACGAGGAGAATGCGATGAATCTATTTTCCCAATGACTCGACAGCTGGTAAAGTTTATTGGTTGGAGCGATAAGACAAAGGAGAAACTTTCTTTGAAGTTTTTACGCTTCTTACATGCGGTCTCCTGCGGCTTCTTTTGCCACGAGTATCCGATGCGCATTGccaattgcaattaaaaacaatGTTACAAGGTCACCGCTTTTTTGCGCAGATAACACAAATATGCAAAAAGTGGCGCCGCTAGCAAAATTGCACATTTTGCAAATGTGCCGAAGTGCAGCGCTATGTTGTCCAGTACACCAACATGGCTTATAcacatacatgcatatgtatgtatgtatatgtatgctTATGTATGTTTGTGGAATGCAATTGGAATCGGTGACAACATAATGCCACATTCACCTACCCCAATGCAGGCGACAATGGCAACGGGAAAGCTCCATCTTCCAGCGGAGCCTCCGCTGTGCGCAGGTCCAAATCTGGAAATGAGTTACGTGGCGTCCTTCGGGGGGCAGGGAATCCCCTCCCTCTAGGCgtctgcatgtgtgtgcgtgtgtttttcGTAATGGTGGCCGTTGCTTAGGTGTGAATCCTGCATTTGCTACAGTGTGAGTGAGAGAGCTCCAGCCgcgagagaaagagagagagagcaaggACTAAATAGGAATTAatcgcagcaacaacaacaagcctATTGGAGCAAGCGCATAATTCATATTCCGCTAGCAACGCCCACTTAAGggtgtctgtgtgcgtgtgtgtgtgtgtgcaggtGCTTTTCAATTATCCTTGGTGAAAAACtcttatattattaaaaatcagTTACATTTCAAAAGGTATCCATTGCATATTGGTCTCATATACCCATGACCTTCTGTTTGGAGCTCTAACTATCAAATCATCGAAAAATTTCAcaatgaaaacatttaaacCAATTTAAAGTAATCAATCCAATTTGGCATTTGTTTATCAtaataatttacaaattttgaaCAGGGTTATATTGAAGATAAAGACTGCACTCAAACAAATCtgttttatacatacatatgtagttCTCGTAGGCAAACACTCCTACAAAAAAAACTACACGAAGTGCTGGAAATGATTTCCTCAAGGAGCCAGGAAATAAAGACATCATTAGAAAAGCATGTAGTGCATTAGTCGAGCTGTCGTCGCCACACCCCCAACCAGGACCTGGGATTCCCCGCCCACTCCAGGGGCAGCCGCAATTGCCATTATGTTGAACACGCAAGTCAATTGATGCAATTTGTCCGAACGGCTGGCGGGGAAAGAAGCGGAGCGGAGAGTGCTCATTCGGATTGGGACTGGGATTCGGGCACGGTTTTGGGCCAGGGGCAATCCCCAGTGACAATGTGACATGCCGTAACAGGTTCACGGTCTGACGAATAGTGGGTGGTGCCCTGCGGGGTGCAGGGCCGCCATCCGTGCAAGTGGGCTGGAGGGGTGAAACCGACCGCCTGCGCTCATCAACAGTTAGcagcttctgctgctggtgatTTAAGGGTTGCCAGCTAGCCGGCTCGTCCTTAAATGAATTGCGGCGATTTATTGCGGTAATACTCATTTAGCGGACCAGCCCCGAGGGGAAAAAACGAGAAGAGCGCACTGTGTGGTTGAGATAGCAGACTAACAGGTACCCAGtaccaaataaatatatttcctAAGAGTTAAGTATCATTAAGCCACATTTTACGTTACTGATGTTTCTTTGgtataaaaaaatatctaGCATGGTATTATCTATCCTTAgggtaaaataaatttcagtTCAATTACCAATACCATAatcattatatttaatttttgctttattttatattaaaatcaaaGACAGATGTATTCTTATAACCTTTTAACTTTAACATTATctgaataattaatttaatgaaatatatttaatatatatgcaATATAGCGCTATGGCAGTGTTGAGATCCAATTAACTCGACCCTTTCTGCGCAAATCCCCAGGTTCATCACACCCCTGCGTATCAGTACAGGGTATGCAAAGTGAGTCGAGTCTAGTTGAGTGCAAACAATGcgcacaataaaaataaatctcTCCGGAACAAGTGTGTGTTTTGTTACACCCGTGGGAAGTCCGGGTGAGAAGTTGTCAATTACTTGCGAATCGATCTGGCCAAGCTCTGTTTTGGCATTCATGTCACCGCCAGGTGAGCAGGACCTCCTCGAAAAATCGCCCTAATTGGCGGCTTCTAGAGCAGATGGGAATGGGAGATGGCCGGGATGGTACGTGATATGCATTTGCACCTTCTAGGCAATTAATAAGCCAATTCCACCAAATCGGCGGCCACGTAAATCAGCATTATGTCGGCCCAATGAAAATGAGCTCTAAATTCAATTACTGGTCTTGTCTTCTTCGCTTTCCCAAGTCGCTTTCCATTCCCGCATAAATCAGGAGTTCTGGGCCGCCTGCTCCTGAGATGCCAAATTACCCGGGTCCCGAGATGTCTTAGTAGCTGCTAAGCGGCTTTGGCGCTCATAACTCACCCGGACACCTTGTCACattatgcatttaaatttaatgtgTAATTTATGGGCGGCTTTGTCGACCTTCCCGCCAGCGATGTCTGTTAATTAGAAAATCGGTTTGGAACCGTGTTTCCAGGGGCCCAATTTGGCAAGGAAAGCAGAAAAGTGGAACTACATACAATAATATACAAAAGAATATCCATGAAGTGGCTTCAAATTGCCTTTCAACCAAGATACTAACAATTAAACTCGACACTTTCTTACATAAATGGTTATTTAAACAACAAAAGCTTAACATACCTTGCTTAACAATATTAATTTTCCCATTCCTGGAGAACTATTTTCAGCAACAATGATATCCCAATTCCCAATGCGTGGGAGTAATCTTCGCTATGCCAGGATACGTGGGGGTACTCATTAATTACACTCCATAATGGTTACTTCCGCTGGGCCACATAATAGCATAATTAATCGATATTAAATGAACAGCAGCAGGACAATAAACGCCGGAAGCCAGCCACAAAAGGTTAAATTAAACGAAGTAATTGTTACACAGCCTCAGTCGTTGAAACTCGACCCCCTCTGGCAGTTTGTGAGGTCCTGAGGAGGGTTGTCCTGCCTGGGTCCTTTACAATGCATAATAAACAGTCGAGCGGGCACGGAGCAAACAAAAGTGGGGAACGAAGCTCGTTGagattttgatttttaaacGGCACGTCGGGGGGTGGATGTGCCGGCTGGCTGGTTGGGATTCAGAAGACAAGGCTGTAAAGCGCACAAAGTCACACGGCAGGTGGCGATGAACATGGGAAGAGTGGGTGGGTGTCTCGGCACACAAAGtgatttaaatgcatttctaATGGGATGAAATTATATACTGTCTGAGCCACCACAAGCTCTCTTCAACTCCATTCTCATTCCTACTCCGATTTGCGGTTTTCAAGGGGCGGACATAAATATGCATGAATTTGCGCTTTTGATGTGCCAGCCATAAAGAGCGGATACCCGAAAGGGGACCACCTTCATCTTAAGCTAAGTGCCTACTAACTTTAACTTAAACTgtacattttttaattaaagtttgtcccataaaataataattaatgcTCCTCGGAGCCGTCGTCGTGATAATTTGATGGCCAGCTAAAGCCgcttaaaataatttcaaaacaCCAATTTGTGACTGCCCCATTTCATGGGTCACATTTAGCATCTTATCAGAGCTTAGCAGCTGGGGTCACCACCCGTCCAGCTACGGAATGTGATTACAGCTTCTGGCGCTCCGCCTGAAATTTCAGCGGTTTCAAGTGTCCATTCGGCGGTGGAATATTTAACTCCAAGTTTCGAACAGCAGGACCATAGGTATAGCGATGCAGATGCTTTGAACGAGCCCTAAACTCGTCTTCTGATCCAGGAAAACTGATTATTTCGTGAACCAAGTGAGGTTCGGGAACATAGAAGTCATCGCCTAAGGTAAACGattattttaaatgatttGGATATTACAATGAATATTCCTTTAACATACCAGGTAAGACGAAAACCATAGAGCCCTGGCAGTTATAGCCAACCGGCAAGAACATGGTCGTTCCCAATCCGCTGCGCTTGGTGGCAAACTCTAACAGGGATTGATACGCCTTAATTCCCATCAACCGGGACAATTCGTAGACCTGTGGTGGCATGAACCAAACATTGCCCAAGTCAGCCAGTCGCAGAAGTTCAACGGGTGTCAGCCACTATATGaattcattattttattattgtgaAAATGGGGTTCAAAGGTTAGGCCTTACCAATGTTTCCTTGACCTCGGAAGGTTCTTCCAGCAGTTCGGGCTGCTTGTCCACAAAAGCCATGAAGAAAGCGGTTTCATGCCTACAAAATGCAATAACAACTATATTAGGAACAAGAACTTTACCAGACTTTCTTTAGATTActatgcaaataaatacagCTTTTAATTAAGATCACTTTATGACCCCATACGCACCCTTTGCGTATGAATCCCGGACTCGCCCACGCAGACCACTCATGCAGGGCCCACAAATCTGGAACTACATTTAGCTCGCGACAGAGGGTTAGAAACTCAGCCGGCTTGTTGTGCACCCTTCGCTGCCACGACTCCAGGTCTGGGACATCCTGAGCGCAAGTTGCCGCACCAAAATCCAGTTGACTCCGACTCCGACAAAGCAGCAGACCCACCTCTTCAAAGCATTCCCTCACGGCGGTTAGTCGCAGCGTAATCTCCCTAAAAAGACAAAGGTCATAGATTAAACTCCCAATGTGACAGAGCTTAACGCAACCTTCGGACTCACCGAGCCCAAATGTGGGAGCGCTTAAAGAACCGATCGTAGCAGCCACTGCCCTGGGGCGCCAGAATGGCAGGACGATCGTCGCGGATGAGAACCAGGCGGCGTAGTGCCTCTTGTGGAACACCAAACTCCTCGAGGTACTGCAGCCAGGCGACGCTTTCATCCGCCTCAGAGTCCAGGAGGCCACCGGGAAATACAGTCTGATTGACCGCAATCGCCGTGGCATCACTGCGTTTTAGCATAAGCACCTGAAAGGTCAGGATTATGGTTATCCACATTTGGGAACGGCCTCTTCACTTTCCTTGTAATCTTCGTTATTGCCATCATCTCTGGACACCAGGATCACACTGGCCGAGGTGCGCCACTTGGTAGGAGATGCAGCTTGGCTCATGTCTGCCTTTATTTGGCCAAATGATTAGCAAAACTGTGCAATTCTGCCCACAAAGAACACGAAATCAAAAGGTTGTTTTGTTCCCTCCAATCAGCTGATTGGTCGATAGGCACGATAACGACTCCTgtacaaaagaaaaaaaagatcGATAGCCGCCTAATCAAAGCGCTGAATATTTGAAGTTTGAATTCGTGCGAAATTCAAACTTTACCTTTCTGGCCAGATTACCATGCAGAAGCGACCAAGAAGAACAAAAAACCCAAATAGATTAGTTCCATTCCACACGTGTTCGCAAACATATTTAAGCTCTGCCCTTGGACAACAAAAGACACTTGCAATTGGTGTTTCCAGTCGAAAGCAACTTGCAGTTGAAATGAAAGTACTGATCACGTTCTTCTTTCTGGGCGCCTGCCTCTGTGGCATCCAAGCGGAGGAGAGTATCGCTGACCTCTTGAAGGACAATGCGAAGGGCGTACAGGCAGCCAATGTGCTCCTGACCCGGATTGCCCAAGTAAGCGAGCAGACTCAGGTCGGTTTggcggagcaaaaggaggcaCTGAAGGCCCTGACGCTCGTGGAGAAGCTGCTAGCCAAGTTGACTGTCGTTCTGGAGGTTGGCTCCCATAATCTGGTGGCCACCCTTGAGAACCTCTCCAGACAGGGCGAGGAATACGGCAATCGAACGGAGACAGAGCTCCTGGAACTGGTCCGCCTGCAGGAGGGCACCAAGGAGATACTCAATGTGCTCGAGGCCAAGATGGATGCCTATCAGAGGCATGTGCTCCACAGTTCCCGCAACATTGACAACAGCATCGACGGACTGGCCAAACTTATTACTAGGACGGTGTTGCCACAATTGAATGGGCTGAAGTGCACCTTCGATAGCTTGGAGACGTCCCAAATCAACGTGGAGGTGGAGCTGAAGAACTTGGCCGGAGTCAAGGAGCTCAGCGAGAACTCCAACCTCAAGCTGAACGTGCTGGAGCATCAATTGAAGCAGCTGAATCGCACTCAGGAGCAGCGCCTGGACATCCTAATCGATGCAGTCAAGCATTTGCAGCCACACAGCTCCTGGAAAGTGGAGGATGTTCTCCGCGAACTGATCATCTCGCAGAAACGCATCGAACTGGGCCTGGAAGAGTGCAGCCGACAACAGCCCCATCCGCAATATGGCCATCACGACGAGTCCTATCTGCCCACCTACGGAGCTGAGGTCCCAGAGCCTCAGCATGCTCATCCCAAGCCCAAGCAAGTGGATCTGGAACCGGTGTGGAGCATCAAGGAGGAGCCCAAGCACGGTATGTTGTCCTTATTGCCACCAGGTTATGATCAGATATTTATTTCTTCCCATTCATAGGAGAGCAATCTGGAAACCACAAAGCTTCCGCCTATGCCCAGTCCCCCGAGCCAAAGAAGAACTATCAGAGCTCCAGCGCCGTGTCCTGGCGGCAGTCGGTGCCCTGGGAGTACGGCTCACCATACCAGTCCGCTCCAGTTCACCACCACCAGCCATGGAACCCAGCTCCTGCCCACGGTCCCACCTCTTTTGACAAGCCCAAGCCTTGTCCCAAGAAAGAGCACCCTACTCCGGCATCCTATGTTCCTTTGCCCCATGACCAGCCTGAGTCCTACAAGCTTCCTGTGGATTACAGTCCCAAACCCAACCACGAGCAACCCCATAAGCCCCACCACGAACCACAGTCTTACAATGAAGAAATCTACAAGCCACAGCCCACTCAGCCCGGAGAATCCTTCAGGATTTGGTATGGAGACAGTTCTCTCCCCCAAGGATACTAAAGAAAGATATAACTAGGACTACCACTGTTACCGAAACCGATACAACAAACTCTTTTTTTAACAAAGTTTTAACaaactctttttttttaattcagaTTCACTACTTTGTACAATTTGTatgttttataaataaataaaaattcaaaagaaatacattttttattatattcctaacaagtaattaataaataacttTTAAGAAAAACTGCTATAGTTTAATGGGAATCCTATGCATCAACGTTTAGCATCGTATGCGAAAATATGCATTCATTTTCCATATACTTTTCTCAAAATCTATTAAAAATAACGGGTTTTCGCGTTGAAAAACAATCtttaaaaagaaattttcaGTGTAGGTAAATAAATTGACCTTACTGAAGTTCTTAAGTTATTATGTTAATATTGTTAGTTGTTAAGTGTTTTTGAACTGATAGaatcaatttttaaaaagttaatAACAAATGATCcaagtttatttaaatttccaaatgGCATCTTTGCCAATGTTTGAATAGGCATTTATGAAGGATACTGCTGTCTTCGAGAAAGGAAACTTATTAAACTTTTACAAAATGACTTTAGTTCGCTATCTTGAATTTCTGGAccgttttaaaaatattctttataaACGACAGACAGCATGCCGAAAACATTTGTTTCCTCGTCACTACCTTCGAAGACCTATTTTCTGAATGAATTTGAACAAGAAGCAGCTGTGGCACGTTTTTCAGTGCTATTATTACTACCGTAACACACAAAAAACCGGGTCAATCTGTTCTGTTTAGAAACAAAGAAGAATTTCGAAACGTGACACTACTCGGATTTTCCCTAACTTTACCAAAATGTCGATGAACCAATAACTTTTTAGTACTACAACATGCAACATAATTCGCTTTAGTTCATTTTTTTCAACAAGATAGTGATACAACATTCGTTCGCGACTATCTTCTTAGTAGTAGGGAAATTCTCGTAAACACACTATTACAGATTGGAGCAGCATTTGCAGCTGCACCCGCTGGATTGAAGTGGGTGGTTGGGGAACTGATAGAACTTAACCCAGTCTAAGACACGTTTTGGACCTTAAGTTGGGCTACTTAAGTTGCGGCTCGGATCGACAAGAGACACACAGCAGGGAGCGGCCATCAGAGAAACACCATGAGAGTGCAACTGACTTTGCTAGCGATATGCATTTACCTATGCGCTGCTGCAGCTGAGGATCTGAACTCCATCCATGAGATACGCGGCGAGGTGGAGGAGCTGATCAAAGGTACGGAGGAGCTGAACCATGGACTGCAGAAAGTGAAGGACGTGCAGAAGGGCATTGAAGAGAAGTTCAAGCATCAGCGCGACGAGATCGAGCTCATTGCTGGATTGGAGGGTGCCATAGCCAAGCTGGAATCGAACGTTCAAAGCAGCATCCAAGCCACGACCTCCGGAGTGGGAAATTTGACAGCCATCGTTAACGCAATCCAGGGTCAGAATGAAAACTCTATTAGGAATCTCACTAAAGTGGAGCTAGAGATCAGGGGAGCCCTGGGCCAAGTGGCTGCCAATCAGAACAAATACGAGCAGAACCTAAATGAGGTGGCCTCATCCGTCAACTCGCATCTGGCGGAGATTCAGCAGCTGCTATCGCAGGCCGTCATAGGGGAACTCATCGGCTTGGACAACAAGGCGAAGGTCctccaggagcagcagcgcaACATCGTGGGTCAAGTGGGATATCTGGGCGAACTTAAGGCTCTGGCAGATCGTGCCAATCGTAAAGTCAATCAATTGGAGTGGGGTCTGGTCATTCTGAACCGCACTCAGTCCGAGAGCCTGAACAGCATCGAGCACACTGTCCATGGAGTGCAGGTGGCAACCTCCCAGGTCGATCATAAACTTGCTGCCCTACTGAACAATCAGAAGAACATTGAAAGGTCGCTGGATGGCTGCAAGCACAAAAACCCGCCACACCAGAAGCCCCACGAGATCTGGACTCACCCGGAACACGCACCAATTTACAAGTAAGTGTGAAGGCCCTACTTCTGGATGCACACTAAAACCACTCTTTTCATTTTAAGGCCAAAACCAGAGGGCAATCAAGGATACGAGAGCGGCTATGCCTCCCAAGAAGAGGCTGAATACCTATACAAACTCTGGTATGGAAAGGGCCAGTAGCATTAACACGACAACTTAAGATAGATGTCGTATGCCATATACAAAAATTCCTATATCAAATCCCTACATGTCGATTCTATCGACTAGCTCATATAATTGTATACTAAACCATTCTCTAACACAATGTAATAAACCAGAGTAAATAAACGAAATcgaactttataaattgtaCATTGTTAAAAAGTGCTATGTCCAACATTAAAAATTACCTGTTGGATACCTTATAAACCTAGATAAATGCACCTGACATCGAGCAAACTGGCTCTACCTCTACAATTTTGTTGGATCCAATGGATGAACCTGACCATCATCCCGCTCAAAGTTAATTATCAGCTGCGACTGATGCTGGTTCCAGTGCTCCGATCGATGTAATTTAGCATTCGCCTTCGCACGGAATTCCTCGATTGACAAATCGATCTCGATTTTTTCGTTACTTGCATCCGGATCGGCGGGATAAGCATCATCTCCTGGCAAGAGATGCACTACTCCATTTTTACACTTGTGCACTACAGGATGAATCAGCTGAATGCCTTTGACCTCACGCTCTGCTGCAAATTGACGCAGGTTATCTAAGGAGGAGAACTTTAGGCAGCGCGAAAGTTCATAGAATTGCGGAGGGGGCAGCCAGAGTTCTTTCCTAAGGCTCGCTTGAAGGTAATCCAATGGGGAGCGCCACTACAATAATATTAATGATAGTTCATGGGTTTCCAATATCGCTCTTGTTCCGCATAATAACCACCCCACCTACCGCACAATCCTTGACCTCATTAGGTTCGATGTGAACACTGGGTTCCTGTTCCAGGGCAGTCATAAAGAAGGCCGTCTCGAAGCGCTTTTTAAACGTGGACGGCGTGCGCCAGACGGACCACTCGTGAAGTGACCAAACATCTGGGAGCACATCCAGATGCTTGCAGAGCTCCAGGAACCGGCTGGCATTGTTGTGGACGCTGTGCTGCCAGTGGGCGCGGTCAAACTGGTCATAGAACGCTCCATAACCGCTAGTGGAGGTCAATGATTTGCTATCCCTGCACAGCAGGATGCCCAACTCCTCGAAGGTTTCTCGTATGGCAGTGAGCCGCAGGGCTAGGGATCTGTTAGGTGCGAAAAG
This genomic stretch from Drosophila mauritiana strain mau12 chromosome 2L, ASM438214v1, whole genome shotgun sequence harbors:
- the LOC117148805 gene encoding nucleoside diphosphate-linked moiety X motif 19, translated to MSQAASPTKWRTSASVILVSRDDGNNEDYKVLMLKRSDATAIAVNQTVFPGGLLDSEADESVAWLQYLEEFGVPQEALRRLVLIRDDRPAILAPQGSGCYDRFFKRSHIWAREITLRLTAVRECFEEVGLLLCRSRSQLDFGAATCAQDVPDLESWQRRVHNKPAEFLTLCRELNVVPDLWALHEWSAWASPGFIRKGHETAFFMAFVDKQPELLEEPSEVKETLWLTPVELLRLADLGNVWFMPPQVYELSRLMGIKAYQSLLEFATKRSGLGTTMFLPVGYNCQGSMVFVLPGDDFYVPEPHLVHEIISFPGSEDEFRARSKHLHRYTYGPAVRNLELNIPPPNGHLKPLKFQAERQKL
- the LOC117141975 gene encoding uncharacterized protein LOC117141975: MKVLITFFFLGACLCGIQAEESIADLLKDNAKGVQAANVLLTRIAQVSEQTQVGLAEQKEALKALTLVEKLLAKLTVVLEVGSHNLVATLENLSRQGEEYGNRTETELLELVRLQEGTKEILNVLEAKMDAYQRHVLHSSRNIDNSIDGLAKLITRTVLPQLNGLKCTFDSLETSQINVEVELKNLAGVKELSENSNLKLNVLEHQLKQLNRTQEQRLDILIDAVKHLQPHSSWKVEDVLRELIISQKRIELGLEECSRQQPHPQYGHHDESYLPTYGAEVPEPQHAHPKPKQVDLEPVWSIKEEPKHGEQSGNHKASAYAQSPEPKKNYQSSSAVSWRQSVPWEYGSPYQSAPVHHHQPWNPAPAHGPTSFDKPKPCPKKEHPTPASYVPLPHDQPESYKLPVDYSPKPNHEQPHKPHHEPQSYNEEIYKPQPTQPGESFRIWYGDSSLPQGY
- the LOC117136782 gene encoding uncharacterized protein LOC117136782, producing the protein MRVQLTLLAICIYLCAAAAEDLNSIHEIRGEVEELIKGTEELNHGLQKVKDVQKGIEEKFKHQRDEIELIAGLEGAIAKLESNVQSSIQATTSGVGNLTAIVNAIQGQNENSIRNLTKVELEIRGALGQVAANQNKYEQNLNEVASSVNSHLAEIQQLLSQAVIGELIGLDNKAKVLQEQQRNIVGQVGYLGELKALADRANRKVNQLEWGLVILNRTQSESLNSIEHTVHGVQVATSQVDHKLAALLNNQKNIERSLDGCKHKNPPHQKPHEIWTHPEHAPIYKPKPEGNQGYESGYASQEEAEYLYKLWYGKGQ
- the LOC117136696 gene encoding nucleoside diphosphate-linked moiety X motif 19, with product MSKLLPKIRSSSSLILLAKNQVEKATSCDYNALLLTRTQKSTFMPESSVFPGGVCDASDSSPAWLEHFQRNEISAAKLQNLGHVKGPRPDIFHTKADKESLDPSLALRLTAIRETFEELGILLCRDSKSLTSTSGYGAFYDQFDRAHWQHSVHNNASRFLELCKHLDVLPDVWSLHEWSVWRTPSTFKKRFETAFFMTALEQEPSVHIEPNEVKDCAWRSPLDYLQASLRKELWLPPPQFYELSRCLKFSSLDNLRQFAAEREVKGIQLIHPVVHKCKNGVVHLLPGDDAYPADPDASNEKIEIDLSIEEFRAKANAKLHRSEHWNQHQSQLIINFERDDGQVHPLDPTKL